The Parabacteroides sp. AD58 genome includes a window with the following:
- a CDS encoding RagB/SusD family nutrient uptake outer membrane protein, protein MKSKFFIYFMCCLGLVSCNDYLDKQPDDMQTIEGVFEKRSSTEQYLANVLSYLPHQWDNLCMQTYSTYGWPFTPASDEAEWGAVRAYAVMQNGSHSAASPAINFWTPLYRGIRESNVFRQHVGECAELSEDEIALWTAEARYVNIMCHYWLAMLYGPIILVKDEVIDVNETIYRERDSWEDCVNWITESLREVAADLPAKQEEIYAGKPTKAAALAYRSRMLLYSASKLMNGNPYYASVTKEDGTPLFSVKADPEKWRIAADAAKEIIDMCESGTMPYGLYTSDSEEECKKGIAYKKVFTENWNMELLDAKDLGDDVYFLDLTPAPNGERFKGHATACVTQQQVDAYAMSNGRYPITGYQKDGSPIIDETSGYTEEGFSIFTVPTFNTTNSGYTGEAYNMYKDREPRFYASVAYNEGVWPNTSTDAPIYLNKYGTEGSSNSDYNRTGYLVTKFTHPSSSVTNPYALQWRRCWPNFRYAEILLNYVEAKIELGETADALVYWNMVRKRAGVPDIESVYPTVTTDKDLATFLIRRERQVEFAFENVRWFDCNRWMISTETNHGNAYGMNVNISSLNNMRAEYYKRTVFETRVFLEKQYLQPIPQSSMTKNLKLKQNPGW, encoded by the coding sequence ATGAAATCGAAATTTTTTATATATTTTATGTGTTGTTTAGGACTGGTTTCCTGCAATGATTACTTGGATAAGCAGCCTGATGACATGCAGACAATTGAAGGTGTTTTTGAGAAAAGATCTTCAACCGAACAATATTTGGCAAATGTATTAAGCTATTTACCACACCAATGGGATAATCTTTGTATGCAGACATATAGTACCTATGGCTGGCCTTTTACTCCAGCCAGTGATGAAGCAGAATGGGGTGCTGTACGTGCTTATGCCGTCATGCAAAATGGATCGCATTCAGCAGCTTCTCCTGCAATCAATTTCTGGACACCATTATATAGAGGTATTCGAGAGAGTAATGTCTTTCGGCAGCATGTGGGTGAGTGTGCAGAATTGTCGGAAGATGAAATAGCTTTATGGACAGCTGAAGCCAGATATGTGAATATCATGTGCCATTATTGGTTGGCAATGCTTTATGGTCCTATTATTTTGGTTAAGGATGAGGTTATAGACGTGAATGAAACAATTTATAGAGAGCGTGATTCTTGGGAAGACTGTGTCAACTGGATTACAGAAAGTTTACGGGAAGTTGCTGCTGATCTGCCAGCCAAGCAGGAAGAGATTTATGCAGGTAAACCCACGAAAGCTGCAGCATTGGCTTACAGATCAAGGATGTTGCTCTATTCGGCCAGTAAATTGATGAATGGAAATCCTTACTATGCTTCTGTAACGAAAGAAGATGGAACACCGTTGTTCTCAGTAAAGGCTGATCCGGAGAAATGGCGTATTGCTGCTGATGCCGCTAAGGAAATTATAGACATGTGTGAATCGGGTACCATGCCTTATGGACTTTATACCAGCGATTCTGAAGAAGAATGCAAAAAGGGTATTGCATACAAAAAGGTATTTACTGAAAACTGGAATATGGAACTGCTTGATGCAAAAGATTTGGGAGATGATGTTTATTTCCTTGATTTAACTCCTGCTCCTAATGGTGAAAGATTCAAAGGACATGCAACGGCTTGTGTTACACAACAACAGGTAGATGCCTATGCCATGAGTAACGGACGGTATCCTATAACTGGTTATCAGAAAGACGGAAGTCCGATTATAGATGAAACAAGCGGATATACAGAGGAAGGTTTTTCAATATTTACGGTACCTACATTTAATACGACAAATAGTGGATATACCGGAGAAGCCTATAATATGTATAAAGATCGCGAACCCCGCTTTTATGCCAGTGTTGCTTATAATGAAGGTGTCTGGCCCAATACTTCAACAGATGCTCCTATTTATCTGAATAAGTATGGTACAGAAGGCTCTTCAAACTCGGATTATAACAGAACAGGTTATTTGGTAACTAAATTTACCCATCCTTCTTCATCTGTTACGAATCCGTACGCGTTACAGTGGCGGCGCTGCTGGCCTAATTTTAGATATGCAGAAATTTTATTGAATTACGTTGAAGCGAAGATTGAATTAGGTGAAACGGCTGATGCCTTAGTTTATTGGAATATGGTTCGTAAACGTGCCGGTGTTCCTGATATTGAAAGTGTCTATCCGACGGTTACTACAGATAAAGATTTGGCTACTTTCTTAATTAGACGGGAACGTCAGGTTGAATTTGCCTTTGAAAATGTACGGTGGTTTGATTGTAACCGGTGGATGATTTCAACCGAAACAAATCATGGTAATGCTTATGGAATGAATGTAAATATTTCTTCTTTAAATAATATGCGTGCGGAATATTATAAGAGAACGGTTTTCGAAACACGCGTATTTTTGGAAAAACAATATTTACAACCGATACCTCAGTCTTCTATGACGAAGAATTTGAAATTAAAACAAAATCCGGGTTGGTAA
- a CDS encoding DUF1735 domain-containing protein — translation MKIKNIIYLLFLIAGFACENDGINQENLEQVQSKVYLSKTGEIVYSTFDFGESELTYDVYVNKSGYLDQEVDVYFDSDISLSENSGVDTESMKAYPSSAYSFDSDKIHMDADETIAKNTVHIDLNEVRRLAAENPQWKYIIPIRITTQENSLVQVNETKSSLFLSIDLVVPNVELVNKGSVTDYAFDPFRNAGEKELSLPMEINIPFTNTTFDFNFVSEADPALLIAYNEQYGTDYEMLPEGSYTIPEVSMSEGEESKKFNITVALDALDKINGGKYYLLPVRIVSSGNDQIPMEDGAVCYFRIKQASKWTGRWDNTISAGETGLSTTPGTTYSTALYSRIDALENFTESTIVAAFNVITDNDAILCPGWGGTMFEQCSPIIKITDQDAGNGKKVVEILAGWAREGAGWEPVTTANNMSTYDPATNEIYLDYTGTYSWGDYHIQRTYSNQQALD, via the coding sequence ATGAAAATAAAAAATATAATTTATTTGTTATTCTTGATAGCCGGTTTTGCCTGTGAAAATGACGGTATAAATCAAGAAAATTTGGAGCAGGTGCAATCAAAAGTCTATCTATCCAAAACGGGAGAGATTGTTTATTCGACATTTGATTTTGGTGAGAGCGAATTGACATACGATGTGTATGTTAATAAAAGTGGATATTTGGATCAGGAAGTAGATGTGTATTTTGACTCTGATATTTCTTTATCAGAAAATTCAGGTGTAGACACAGAGTCTATGAAAGCTTATCCTTCTTCTGCTTATTCTTTCGACTCGGATAAGATTCATATGGATGCTGATGAGACGATTGCTAAAAATACCGTTCATATCGATTTGAATGAAGTACGGCGATTAGCAGCTGAGAATCCGCAATGGAAATATATTATTCCAATCCGGATTACAACCCAGGAAAATTCACTTGTACAGGTGAATGAAACAAAGAGCAGTTTATTTTTGAGTATCGATTTGGTTGTACCTAATGTGGAATTGGTGAATAAGGGTTCTGTTACGGACTATGCTTTTGATCCATTTAGAAATGCAGGAGAGAAAGAATTGTCACTGCCAATGGAAATAAATATACCATTTACAAATACGACATTTGATTTTAACTTTGTATCAGAGGCTGATCCTGCTTTATTGATTGCTTATAATGAACAATATGGAACAGATTATGAAATGCTTCCAGAAGGTAGTTATACCATACCTGAAGTATCAATGAGTGAAGGAGAAGAAAGTAAGAAATTCAACATAACGGTAGCTCTTGATGCTTTGGATAAAATTAATGGTGGTAAATACTATTTGTTGCCAGTTAGGATTGTTAGCAGTGGAAATGATCAGATACCGATGGAAGACGGAGCTGTTTGCTATTTCAGAATTAAACAAGCGTCTAAATGGACGGGTCGCTGGGATAATACAATTAGTGCTGGAGAGACTGGATTGTCAACAACTCCAGGAACGACGTATAGTACTGCGTTGTATTCTCGGATAGATGCTTTAGAAAATTTCACGGAGAGTACGATTGTCGCCGCATTCAATGTAATAACAGATAATGACGCTATCCTGTGTCCGGGCTGGGGTGGAACTATGTTTGAACAATGTTCTCCCATTATAAAGATTACGGATCAGGATGCCGGTAATGGAAAGAAAGTGGTAGAAATTCTAGCTGGCTGGGCAAGAGAAGGTGCTGGCTGGGAACCTGTGACTACTGCCAATAATATGAGTACTTATGATCCGGCAACGAATGAGATTTATTTGGATTATACAGGAACCTATAGTTGGGGTGACTATCATATACAACGTACATACAGTAATCAACAGGCTTTGGATTAA
- a CDS encoding DPP IV N-terminal domain-containing protein, producing the protein MNKRIFYVCCLSLLLPWAAAKAQVTKADYQRSDTILKLENKVYSSAVKPHWLGDSHFFWYQNREKTGTVFYLVDAETGKKNKAVDKQGLAVYLKGKNKPLVDELMKEEERPRWDFWRKNDKPVASPDSLWEAYIQDNNLYVRSRKNKEEVTALTMDGIRNYTYGSRIMWSPDSKKIATVKTREVEERRIPLLESRPSTQLQPILQWRNYAKPGDVLPVSVPVLFDWEKKKQIPLETNLYENQFDLYLTGWRSDSRAFTFEFNQRGHQRYIVGEVNAENGKITHLVDEQVPTFFYYNNRFRYDLQDGKQMLWISERDGWRHLYLFGNDGQVIRQVTKGEWVVRNVEYIDENAGVIYFRASGFHADEDPYHLHLCRINLDGTGFKDLTPENANHEVTLSADHQYIVDAYSRADMPYVSVLRKVSDGSVVASLEKSDISELVEYGWQLPEVFHAKGRDGKTDIWGKIIRPSTFDASRSYPIVEMIYAGPHDSHVEKYFRATDHLCSRLAELGFIVVKIDGMGTANRSKAFHDVCWKNLKDAGFPDRIAWIKAAAAKYPYMDINRVGIYGWSAGGQNAMAALLFHNDFYKVAVALCGCHDNRMDKVWWNEQWMGYPIDESYSASSNVDNAWRLKGKLLLINGELDDNVDPASTLQVVSELMKANKNFDQLYLPGKTHSLGGPFEMHKMHDFFVKNLMGVEPPAWD; encoded by the coding sequence ATGAATAAACGTATTTTTTATGTATGTTGCTTGTCACTATTACTTCCGTGGGCTGCAGCAAAGGCCCAAGTGACAAAAGCGGATTATCAGCGGTCTGATACAATCTTGAAGTTGGAAAACAAGGTGTATTCTTCTGCAGTCAAGCCGCATTGGTTGGGTGATTCACATTTCTTTTGGTATCAGAATCGGGAAAAGACAGGTACCGTCTTTTATTTGGTGGATGCTGAAACTGGAAAGAAAAATAAAGCGGTGGATAAACAGGGTCTGGCTGTTTACTTAAAAGGTAAGAATAAGCCTTTAGTAGATGAGCTGATGAAGGAAGAAGAGAGACCTCGGTGGGATTTTTGGCGAAAGAACGATAAACCGGTTGCATCGCCTGATAGTTTGTGGGAAGCGTATATCCAGGATAATAACCTCTATGTCCGTAGTCGGAAGAATAAGGAGGAAGTAACGGCACTGACGATGGACGGTATCCGGAATTATACCTATGGAAGCCGGATTATGTGGTCTCCGGATTCAAAGAAAATTGCTACAGTCAAAACTCGGGAAGTGGAAGAACGACGCATTCCGTTGTTGGAATCACGCCCGTCTACTCAGTTACAACCAATCTTGCAATGGCGGAATTATGCCAAGCCGGGAGATGTTTTGCCAGTATCAGTTCCTGTCTTGTTCGATTGGGAAAAGAAAAAACAAATTCCATTGGAAACAAATTTATATGAGAACCAGTTTGATTTATATTTGACAGGTTGGCGGAGTGACAGTAGGGCGTTTACGTTCGAGTTTAACCAGCGTGGTCATCAGCGCTATATCGTAGGTGAGGTTAATGCCGAAAATGGTAAGATTACACATTTAGTGGATGAACAGGTTCCAACCTTCTTCTATTATAATAATCGTTTCCGCTATGATTTGCAGGACGGGAAACAGATGCTTTGGATTTCCGAACGCGACGGTTGGCGTCATCTTTATCTGTTTGGCAATGACGGGCAAGTGATCCGTCAGGTAACGAAAGGTGAATGGGTTGTTCGAAACGTGGAATACATAGATGAAAATGCGGGAGTAATTTATTTCCGGGCTTCTGGTTTCCATGCTGACGAAGATCCGTATCATTTACATCTTTGCCGGATTAATTTGGACGGTACAGGTTTTAAAGACTTAACACCTGAGAATGCCAATCATGAGGTGACTTTGTCGGCCGATCATCAATATATTGTAGATGCATATTCGCGTGCAGACATGCCTTATGTATCTGTGTTGCGGAAAGTATCAGATGGATCTGTGGTGGCTTCGCTGGAAAAGAGCGATATAAGTGAATTAGTAGAATATGGATGGCAATTACCCGAAGTTTTCCATGCTAAAGGACGTGACGGAAAGACTGATATTTGGGGTAAGATCATCCGTCCTTCTACTTTTGATGCTTCCCGTTCATATCCGATTGTAGAGATGATTTATGCAGGACCACATGACTCGCATGTTGAGAAATATTTCCGGGCGACCGATCATCTTTGTTCCCGATTGGCTGAACTGGGATTCATCGTGGTTAAGATTGACGGAATGGGTACGGCCAACCGTTCTAAAGCCTTTCACGATGTCTGCTGGAAGAATCTGAAAGATGCAGGTTTCCCTGATCGTATTGCCTGGATTAAAGCTGCAGCTGCCAAATATCCGTATATGGATATCAATCGTGTCGGTATTTATGGCTGGTCTGCTGGTGGTCAGAATGCTATGGCGGCTTTGCTGTTCCATAATGATTTCTATAAGGTTGCTGTAGCTCTGTGTGGTTGCCATGATAACCGGATGGATAAAGTATGGTGGAATGAACAATGGATGGGTTATCCAATCGATGAATCTTATAGTGCCTCATCAAATGTGGATAATGCTTGGCGCTTGAAAGGAAAACTCCTGTTGATCAATGGAGAATTGGATGATAATGTCGATCCGGCTTCTACGTTGCAGGTTGTAAGTGAGTTGATGAAGGCAAATAAGAATTTCGATCAGCTCTATTTGCCGGGTAAGACACATAGTTTGGGTGGTCCGTTTGAAATGCACAAGATGCACGACTTCTTCGTTAAGAACTTGATGGGTGTTGAGCCACCGGCTTGGGATTAA
- a CDS encoding SDR family NAD(P)-dependent oxidoreductase: MSYAVITGASSGLGLEFARQLAERGYGIIVVSNQPDENRLVAEMLCLQYQVDVRVIDIDLTVSDAAEGVYRMVNSWGLEVEVLVSNAGMLLFSTLVRTPLERLEQIVRLHCTTPVKLIRLFGEDMQKRQKGYILITSSSTAWMPYPTISHYAATKAFLKSFSRSVWYEFKRYGVGVTALFPGAVDTPLYHLSEQKRKWLRRFGVMQSPRETVAVALRALFRKQYSCIPGFFTKFTVVLCTFVPVWVLLLILKVPVIKRLYESV, translated from the coding sequence ATGAGTTATGCCGTAATAACAGGTGCTTCGTCGGGATTAGGCTTGGAGTTCGCCCGGCAGTTGGCTGAACGTGGATATGGTATTATAGTAGTCAGTAACCAGCCGGATGAGAACCGGCTGGTTGCTGAAATGCTTTGTTTGCAATATCAGGTGGATGTTCGGGTGATAGATATTGATTTAACAGTTTCTGACGCAGCTGAAGGAGTTTACCGAATGGTAAATTCTTGGGGACTTGAGGTGGAAGTTCTGGTAAGTAATGCGGGTATGCTTCTTTTTTCTACCTTGGTGCGGACTCCACTTGAACGGTTAGAACAGATTGTTCGTTTGCATTGTACAACTCCTGTTAAGTTAATCCGTCTCTTTGGTGAGGATATGCAGAAACGACAGAAAGGATATATCTTGATAACTTCTTCCTCAACAGCCTGGATGCCTTATCCGACGATTTCGCATTATGCGGCAACAAAGGCTTTCCTGAAGTCTTTTTCCCGATCGGTTTGGTATGAATTTAAGCGGTATGGAGTGGGAGTCACGGCTTTATTCCCCGGTGCCGTGGATACGCCTTTGTATCATCTAAGCGAGCAGAAGAGAAAATGGCTTAGGAGATTTGGGGTGATGCAGTCTCCTCGGGAGACAGTAGCTGTGGCTTTGCGGGCATTATTTCGGAAGCAATATAGCTGTATACCGGGTTTTTTTACGAAATTTACAGTTGTATTGTGTACATTTGTTCCCGTATGGGTGTTATTATTAATCCTGAAAGTACCTGTTATAAAACGATTGTATGAAAGTGTTTAA
- a CDS encoding SusC/RagA family TonB-linked outer membrane protein has product MKDYTTAQRVNLNVTGGGKVARYYVSGSFYNENGLFISDPSHEWNSEINYKRYNFISNIDVSLHRTTTLKLNVNGALEMKHQPYSSLSDIFSQAVSVSPNTVPLYYPDLDEFGKIRYAEMPGGTSNPYNTLTQSGYNDNWWTKINAIMALEQDFSELITPGLKATVKFSFDSNSWNQILRQGSPHTWYAKNRDANGQLIYEEGNLGSNTLTYTSYANGERALYLEGNITYNRVFDDKHNVGGLLLYNQRDYQIAAGSSIEALPYRSQGLAGRLTYSYDDRYFIEGNFGYNGSENFARGHRFGFFPAAAIGWVVSNESFMKDKTPNVEMLKLKASLGQSGNDQIGGGRRFVYLPTIVGANGTNWGTSNTWVNGIAVGEYANENVSWETSTKFNVGIESQLYNSFRIQVDYFREKRDGIFVQRKSIPDYVGVTTMPWSNVGKMKNQGIDATLEYDKQIGDLYLSARGTFTFARNIQVNDDQPDYIDKYRNRNGQRYGQQYGLVALGLFRTQEEIDNSPSQFGVSYLKPGDIKYKDINGDGVIDTNDEVPIGYSDIPEIVYGFGLSANYKGFDLSVFFQGIANTTFFLGGAYFPFNYPNIGQTSFLAALDGKFFDPEKQNFDAELPLLYSEGWHGSNYQNSTWWQRSGAFLRLKNAEIGYSLPKSATDKLLLRSLRIFLSGENLLTFSPDIKYWDPETGSQDGRGYPLMRTVNLGLNINF; this is encoded by the coding sequence GTCGCGCGGTATTACGTCTCAGGTTCATTTTATAATGAAAATGGCTTGTTTATTTCTGATCCAAGTCATGAATGGAATTCTGAAATTAATTATAAGCGTTATAATTTTATTTCAAATATTGATGTAAGTCTGCATCGGACAACAACATTAAAACTGAATGTCAATGGCGCTTTGGAAATGAAGCATCAGCCTTATTCCAGCCTTAGTGATATTTTTAGTCAGGCCGTAAGTGTCTCTCCTAATACGGTTCCTCTGTATTATCCGGATTTGGATGAATTTGGAAAGATACGCTACGCAGAAATGCCGGGAGGTACCAGTAATCCGTATAATACATTAACACAGAGCGGTTACAACGATAATTGGTGGACAAAGATCAATGCTATTATGGCATTGGAACAAGATTTCTCTGAATTGATTACTCCGGGATTAAAGGCTACTGTTAAATTCTCATTTGATTCAAACAGCTGGAATCAGATATTACGACAGGGTAGTCCACATACCTGGTATGCCAAAAACAGAGATGCCAATGGCCAGTTAATTTATGAAGAAGGTAATTTAGGCTCTAACACGCTGACATATACATCTTATGCAAATGGAGAAAGAGCTTTATACTTAGAAGGGAATATTACTTACAACCGGGTTTTTGATGATAAACATAATGTAGGAGGTTTGTTGCTCTATAATCAGAGAGACTATCAGATTGCAGCAGGATCTTCCATCGAGGCATTACCTTATAGAAGTCAGGGGTTGGCAGGTCGTTTAACTTATTCGTATGATGACCGTTATTTTATTGAAGGTAATTTCGGATATAACGGATCTGAGAATTTTGCCAGAGGACATCGTTTTGGTTTCTTCCCTGCTGCCGCTATCGGATGGGTTGTCTCCAATGAAAGTTTCATGAAAGATAAGACTCCTAATGTGGAAATGCTGAAGTTGAAAGCTTCGTTGGGTCAATCCGGTAACGATCAGATTGGTGGTGGTCGTCGATTTGTCTATTTGCCAACGATTGTGGGTGCTAATGGCACGAACTGGGGTACATCCAATACATGGGTAAATGGTATCGCTGTTGGTGAATATGCTAACGAAAATGTTTCTTGGGAGACTTCTACTAAATTTAATGTAGGTATAGAATCTCAGTTATATAATTCATTCCGTATTCAAGTGGATTATTTCCGGGAAAAGCGAGATGGCATTTTTGTTCAGAGAAAGTCTATTCCTGACTATGTCGGAGTAACAACCATGCCATGGTCGAATGTCGGAAAGATGAAGAATCAGGGTATCGATGCTACCTTGGAATATGACAAGCAGATTGGTGATTTATATCTTTCTGCACGTGGAACATTTACCTTTGCAAGGAATATACAGGTAAATGATGACCAGCCGGATTATATTGATAAATACAGAAACAGAAACGGACAACGTTATGGTCAGCAGTACGGACTGGTGGCTTTGGGCTTGTTCCGTACGCAGGAAGAAATAGATAACAGTCCTTCTCAATTTGGTGTATCTTATTTGAAGCCGGGTGACATTAAATATAAAGATATTAATGGCGATGGTGTTATCGATACAAACGATGAAGTTCCTATTGGATATTCTGATATTCCAGAAATTGTATATGGTTTTGGCCTGAGTGCTAATTATAAAGGATTTGACTTGTCTGTATTCTTCCAGGGTATAGCCAATACGACATTTTTCTTAGGTGGTGCTTATTTCCCGTTTAATTATCCGAATATTGGTCAGACTTCTTTCTTGGCTGCTTTGGATGGAAAATTCTTTGATCCGGAAAAACAGAATTTTGATGCTGAATTACCATTGTTATATAGTGAAGGATGGCATGGTAGTAATTACCAGAATTCTACCTGGTGGCAGCGGAGTGGAGCTTTCCTGCGCTTGAAAAATGCGGAAATAGGATATAGTTTGCCAAAATCGGCTACGGATAAATTATTACTTCGTTCTTTGCGCATATTCCTGAGTGGAGAAAATTTATTGACTTTTTCACCAGATATTAAATACTGGGATCCGGAGACTGGTTCACAAGATGGTCGCGGTTATCCTTTAATGCGAACAGTGAACTTAGGGTTAAATATTAATTTTTAA